The nucleotide sequence GCTCAGCATCTCGGCGACGACCGCCGACGTGACGAACTGCCGCGAGGCGTCTCGCTGCGACCCGTCGCGCGCACCCTGATCCATATGTCGATTATCGGGCAGGGCGCAGGAGCCGGCCTGACCTTCCCCGGTGCGAAGCCCGGCGCCTCGGCGGTTAGGCTGAATCCCGTGTCGACGCTCAGTGATCTCGTTCTCGCCCAGGGCCGCTCCAGTGAGGCCGATGTCGAGTGGCTGCACCTGCTCGTCGGCGACTGGCAGCTGCTGGCCGACCTAGCATTCGCCGACATGGTGCTCTGGGTGCCCACGCAGGAGGGGTCGTTCGTCGCGGTCGCGCACGCGCGCCCGTCGAGCTCGGCGACGCTGTTCTACCGCGACTTCGTCGGGCAGGAGGTCAGGCCCGAGTGGCAGGCCCAGATCACGCAGGCGTTCGAGACCAGCCAGATCGTCGACTCAGCCGCCCCCGACTGGTACGAGGAGACCCCGACGCGCGTCCGCGCCGTGCCCGTCGTGCGTCGCCTGGGCGCCAGCCGCCCCGACGTCACCGACACCCCGATCGCCGTCATCACGCGCCACACGAACCTCTCCGAGGCCCGCACTCCGAGCCGTCAGGAGCTGACGTTCAACCAGTGCGCGAACGACCTGTTCGCGATGATCGCGTCGGGGGACTTCCCCGACCTCGGCGCCCCGACGGGCCCTCGCCGTGGGGCGCCGCGAGCCAGCGATGGGCTCCTGCGCCTCGATGTCGACGGCGTGGTCGTCTTCGCCAGCCCCAACGGGCTCTCGGCGTTCAACCGCATGGGCTTCCTCGGCGAGCTGGAGGGCGAGAGCCTGGCCGAGGTCACGACGGCGCTCCTCGCCGGCAAGCTCGTCATCGACGAGTCGCTGCCCCTCGTCGTCACCGGCCGTGCGCCCTGGCGCACCGACATCGAGGCCAAGGGCGTCACCGTGTCGCTGCGTGCGATCCCGCTGCGCGACCGAGGCGAGCGCGTCGGCGCGATCGTGCTCTGCCGCGACGTCACCGAGATGCGGCACCAGGAGCGCGAACTCATCACCAAAGACGCGACGATCCGCGAGATCCACCACCGCGTCAAGAACAACCTGCAGACCGTGGCGTCGCTGCTGCGCATCCAGGCGCGCCGCACGCAGACCGACGTCGCCCGCGACGCCCTCAACCAGGCGCAGCGTCGCGTCGCGTCGATCGCTGTCGTCCACGACACGCTGTCGGAGGGACTCAGCCAGAACGTCGACTTCGACACCGTCTTCGACCGCGTGCTCATGCTCATCGCCGAGGTCGCGTCGAGCCATAACACGACGGTGCGGCCGCAGCGCACCGGCACCTTCGGCGAGCTGCCGAGCGAGTACGCGACGCCGCTCGCGCTCGCCCTCACCGAGCTCGTCACGAACGCCGTCGAGCACGGCCTCGAGGGTCGCGACGGTGACGTCGAGATCAGCGCCCAGCGCACCGACGACGAGCTCACGGTCAAGGTGCGCGACAACGGGGTCGGCCTGCCCGAGGGCAAGGTCGGCTCGGGGCTCGGCACGCAGATCGTGCGCACGCTCATCCAGGGCGAGCTGAGCGGCACCATCGACTGGCACACGCTCGTCGGCTCGGGCACCGAGGTGACCATCGACGTGCCGCTGCGCTGGATGAAAGAGCCCGTCTAGCGCTCGGCCGAGCGGGCTTCGGCTGCTCCTGCGACCCGTGGCTTCAGGCGGGCAGGAGCACGCGGCACGACCACGCACGAAGGGCGCGTCGCCCGCCGATGTGCGGCTGGCGACGCGCCCCCCGGCGCTGCGTTCTCGCGAACGCTGTGATCGTGTGAAGTTGTTCTGGCGCGGTACCGGCCGCTGGCGCTGTGGCTAGCTGGCGCTCTGGCTAGCTGGCGCGGCGGGCGCGAGCGGCGCGGCGCTTGAGGGCGCGGCGCTCGTCTTCGCTGAGGCCGCCCCACACGCCCGAGTCCTGGGAGGTCTCGAGGGCGTACTGGAGGCAGGTCTCGGTGACGGAGCAGCGGCCGCACACCGCCTTCGCCTTGTCGATCTGGTCGACGGCGGGGCCCGTGTTCCCGACGGGGAAGAAGAGCTCTGGGTCCGCGGTCAGGCAGGCGGCCTTGTCACGCCAATCCATCTATGGGTACTCCTTTTTCGTGCGTCGAACGCGCGGCATCTGGCGGAGGGCACAGAAAATCACCGGGACGTTCTTGAGGGGGAAAGTAAAGAATGTGGGAGGCACGCACGGCAATGTGCGCGTCACTTCGACCTCGAATATGCTCGCATACTGGTGTGACCAAATCAAGGGGTTAACGGGAGGCGCACAGCGTGACAGAACCGGGAGCGGAAGCGACGACGGGCGACGACGGGCGACAGGTGTCGCGTCGCCGACCGCCGCAGTACTGGCTCCTGATTGTGCTGATCACCGCGGAGTTTCTCGCGGTCGCCGGCGTCACGATCGGACTCGTGGTCGAGCTGTTCGCCACGAGGCCGACGTCGTACGCCGCCGGCATCGCCGTGATCGTCATGGCCATCGTCGCCGCGGTCTGGCTGGCCTTCATCGTCGCCGGGGCGCTGCGCGGCCGGGCGTGGATCCGCGGCGCATCGTTCGTCTGGCAGGTGCTGCAGTTCGCCATCGGCATCGGCTGCTTCCAGGGCCTCACGGCGACGCCGGTCGTCGGCTGGCTGCTCGTCGTGCCGGCCGTCGTCGTGGCCGTGCTGCTGATGCTGCCGTCCGTCCGGGCGGTGACCGGCGCCCGCGGCTGACGCTCGCCCGTCGCCCCGCGCGCCTCGCACTTTCGTCGCCCCGCTCGCCTCGCACGTTCGCGTCGCCTGGCGCGCCTCGCCCTTTCACTTCGGGAGGAACTTCGTTCGCGGCAGGAGGAAGTCCGGCGCTTTCCAGCCGTGCCGGAGGAAAATCGTGCCCCTTTCGCCGACCCGGGAGGAACGCCGAGGTGTTCTTCCTCCCCACCGGCGAGCCGCCGAGGGGCGTCGGCACCACGGGAGGAGAACGCGTGCGAGAACACGCGTGCGGGAGGAAGTCTCGCCGATCCTGCGCCCTCCCTGCCGCAGCATCGGACGAAACGAAGGCTCGGGAGGACACGAGTTCCTCCCGAGCCTTCGCCGCGTCGTCGCCTACGCGTCGAGGCCGAGCTTCTTCCGCAGCGACCTCACGTGCCCCGTGGCCTTCACGTTGTAGAGCGGCAGCTCGACGCGCCCCTCCTCGTCGACGACGATCGTCGACCGGATCACGCCCGTGACCGTCTTGCCGTACAGCGACTTCTCGCCGTACGCCGCGTACTCCTGGTGCACCGTCAGATCGAGGTCGCTCAGCAGCGGGAAGTTGAGCCCCTGTTCGTCGCGGAACTTCGCCAGATCGGCCGTCGTGTCTTTCGACACCCCGAGCACCTGGTAGCCCGCCGACTTCAGCGAGTTGATGTTGTCGCGGAAGTCGCAGGCCTCCGTCGTGCACCCCGGAGTACCCGCCGCCGGGTAGAAGTACACGATGACCTTCTCGCCCCGGAAGTCGTGCAGCGACACCGTCTTGCCGGTCTCGTCGGGCAGGGTGAAGTCGGGCGCCGCGGCACCCTTCTCGAGGCGGTCGGCCATGGTTCTCCTTCAGGATGCACGCCCTTGCCAGGTGGTCCGGCGGGCTCGAATCTCATGCTAATGTTGTTCCTCGGTTGCCCGCCCCTCAGGGGAAGGCCACTACGCACCTCTAGCTCAATCGGCAGAGCAACTGACTCTTAATCAGTGGGTTCTGGGTTCAAGTCCCAGGGGGTGCACGGAATCCTGGATCCCTCGTGGTTGAAGCTTCGCTTTTTCCCCGGGGGATTCCTTCGTGTTGGTCTGGTCCGCTCCGCGGACGTGCGGCGAGAGTGTCTCGGGGGAGTGCTGCTCCCGCCGCGGAGGGCGGCATCGCTTCGCTCGCCTTGTGCGGGGGCGTCGCAACTTCGCTTCGCTCGTTGCGCGAGGGGCGGGGACGACGGCCAGCGCAGATGGGGCCGGGCTCAATTCGATACGAAGAGCCCGGACCCCGCCGACAGGGGGATGTCGGCCGCCACAGCGTAAGCCTCCCCGATGGGTGCACCAAGGGAATGCGCTTACCGACAGCGCCTGCTCGGTGAATACTGGTTGTCTGGGGTCGTCGGCTCGTGCTCGACCCTGACAGGACCTGCTCTCGCGGGTCGGGCGTGCCACGGGTGAGGTTCTGGAATGGGTCGGCTGGTGTACGGCGGGGAGCAGATCGAGTTCGACGACCGAACCCTCCTGCATCTGCAACTCCTCGTCGCATCGAAGCTGCAACGGCACGAGTGCTTCTTCCTGAACTGGCGCGTGGCGGCTCAGCTTGGTGGCGGACGCGCCAGCATCTGGCTCGCGGCCGGCGTTCCCGTCGCCTTCCACTTCGACTCGGCGAACCCCGGCCCGGTCAACACCCGGTGGCTGTCCGACATGACGAAAAGCCCCAGCTCCGACGCGGGGCCATTCGTCGTCGTCGAGCCCGAGCCAGCCCCGACCGACTCTCCCACTGAAGGGACGGACGGCTAGTCGTCGCTCGGCCGGGCTTCGTGGTGGGGGCGGCCGTGCGTGCGCCGCTCCTCCTTCATCTCCGCCTCGAACAGGTGGCGGCGGCCGCCGACCAGGTCGTCGCGAGCCGTCTGCTCGAAGTCCCTGACCGTGGCGTAATAGCCGTCGTCGTAATCCTCGACGACCTGGAAGGTCCATCGGCCGTGAATCACGTTGCGGCCGATCACGTCGGTGCGGAGGTGTTCCGCCAGCTCCTGCTGCCCTGCCGCATCCAGGAGGTCCGCGGCCTCGCCGAGCGCGAGATCGGCGCGGCCCGTCAAGCGGTGGAATCCGTACAGAAAACCC is from Frondihabitans australicus and encodes:
- a CDS encoding sensor histidine kinase → MSTLSDLVLAQGRSSEADVEWLHLLVGDWQLLADLAFADMVLWVPTQEGSFVAVAHARPSSSATLFYRDFVGQEVRPEWQAQITQAFETSQIVDSAAPDWYEETPTRVRAVPVVRRLGASRPDVTDTPIAVITRHTNLSEARTPSRQELTFNQCANDLFAMIASGDFPDLGAPTGPRRGAPRASDGLLRLDVDGVVVFASPNGLSAFNRMGFLGELEGESLAEVTTALLAGKLVIDESLPLVVTGRAPWRTDIEAKGVTVSLRAIPLRDRGERVGAIVLCRDVTEMRHQERELITKDATIREIHHRVKNNLQTVASLLRIQARRTQTDVARDALNQAQRRVASIAVVHDTLSEGLSQNVDFDTVFDRVLMLIAEVASSHNTTVRPQRTGTFGELPSEYATPLALALTELVTNAVEHGLEGRDGDVEISAQRTDDELTVKVRDNGVGLPEGKVGSGLGTQIVRTLIQGELSGTIDWHTLVGSGTEVTIDVPLRWMKEPV
- a CDS encoding WhiB family transcriptional regulator, with translation MDWRDKAACLTADPELFFPVGNTGPAVDQIDKAKAVCGRCSVTETCLQYALETSQDSGVWGGLSEDERRALKRRAARARRAS
- the bcp gene encoding thioredoxin-dependent thiol peroxidase → MADRLEKGAAAPDFTLPDETGKTVSLHDFRGEKVIVYFYPAAGTPGCTTEACDFRDNINSLKSAGYQVLGVSKDTTADLAKFRDEQGLNFPLLSDLDLTVHQEYAAYGEKSLYGKTVTGVIRSTIVVDEEGRVELPLYNVKATGHVRSLRKKLGLDA